In a single window of the Nocardioides sp. L-11A genome:
- a CDS encoding MBL fold metallo-hydrolase, with amino-acid sequence MTTGGIATGHAVSPDSGRYWSDEGAWQVAEGIWRIPLPLPMDALKAINVYVVQGDDGLTLIDGGWSIPVARELLDKSLRAIDSGFGDIKRFLVTHVHRDHFTLATVLGHEYGAEVVLGAEEQPALELLHRASEADLGESPFLDMLRSAGAEEVAEQWREGHDGALPDAADWAFPDVWLDGDRTFDIGRRQIDAVHTPGHTPGHYVYADQREGVLFAGDHVLPTITPSIGFTAPPADQPLGQFMASLARVRELPDLRILPAHGPVAPSSYARVDELLAHHEHRLALCLASLAERGAVTSLVVAKDLGWTRHERAFGELDVFSQGMAAMETKAHLDLLVARGQATSADHPDGVVYAAR; translated from the coding sequence ATGACCACTGGAGGGATCGCCACCGGCCACGCCGTCTCGCCCGACTCCGGTCGGTACTGGTCCGACGAGGGCGCCTGGCAGGTCGCCGAGGGGATCTGGCGGATCCCGCTGCCCCTTCCGATGGACGCGCTGAAGGCCATCAACGTGTACGTCGTCCAGGGTGACGACGGCCTGACGCTGATCGACGGCGGCTGGTCGATCCCGGTCGCGCGCGAGCTGCTCGACAAGAGCCTGCGCGCGATCGACTCCGGCTTCGGGGACATCAAGCGGTTCCTGGTCACCCACGTGCACCGCGACCACTTCACGCTCGCGACCGTCCTCGGCCACGAGTACGGCGCCGAGGTGGTGCTCGGCGCCGAGGAGCAGCCCGCGCTCGAGCTGCTCCACCGCGCCTCCGAGGCCGACCTCGGCGAGAGCCCGTTCCTCGACATGCTGCGCTCCGCGGGCGCCGAGGAGGTCGCCGAGCAGTGGCGCGAGGGCCACGACGGCGCGCTCCCCGATGCCGCCGACTGGGCCTTCCCCGACGTCTGGCTCGACGGCGACCGCACCTTCGACATCGGCCGCCGGCAGATCGACGCCGTCCACACCCCGGGACACACCCCCGGCCACTATGTGTACGCCGACCAGCGTGAGGGAGTGCTCTTCGCCGGCGACCACGTGCTGCCCACGATCACCCCGTCGATCGGCTTCACCGCGCCGCCCGCCGACCAGCCGCTGGGTCAGTTCATGGCCTCGCTCGCGCGGGTCCGGGAGCTCCCCGACCTGCGCATCCTGCCCGCGCACGGCCCGGTCGCGCCGTCGTCGTACGCGCGCGTCGACGAGCTGCTCGCGCACCACGAGCACCGCCTCGCGCTGTGCCTGGCCTCGCTCGCGGAGCGCGGTGCCGTCACCTCGCTGGTCGTCGCCAAGGACCTCGGCTGGACCCGGCACGAGCGGGCCTTCGGCGAGCTCGACGTCTTCAGCCAGGGGATGGCCGCGATGGAGACCAAGGCCCATCTCGACCTGCTGGTCGCCCGCGGCCAGGCGACGTCGGCGGATCACCCGGACGGCGTCGTCTACGCCGCGCGCTGA
- a CDS encoding SDR family oxidoreductase: MSILDRFRLTDHVAVVTGAGRGIGAATAVALAEAGVDVVLSSRTEAQLKEVAARIEDAGRRALVVPANLAHTDEVAALAQQAYDTFGRLDIVVNNVGGTIPNAFLDTDVAYLEEAFHFNVATAHALSRAAVPLMLASAGEGRQKSITSISSAMGRLAGRGYLAYGTAKAALAHWSRLAATDLNPEIRVNGVFVGSVMTSALEFVAGVPEMRTQLEEATPLGRIGEAEDIAAAVVYLASPAGKYVTGKMLEVDGGIQEPNLDLRLPDLRPDVNAT; this comes from the coding sequence GTGAGCATCCTCGACCGGTTCCGGCTCACCGACCATGTCGCCGTCGTCACCGGCGCCGGCCGCGGGATCGGCGCCGCCACCGCGGTCGCCCTCGCCGAGGCCGGTGTGGACGTCGTGCTGTCCTCGCGCACCGAGGCCCAGCTGAAGGAGGTGGCGGCGCGGATCGAGGACGCCGGGCGCCGCGCCCTCGTCGTGCCCGCCAACCTCGCCCACACCGACGAGGTCGCGGCCCTCGCGCAGCAGGCGTACGACACCTTCGGTCGCCTCGACATCGTCGTCAACAACGTCGGCGGCACCATCCCGAACGCCTTCCTCGACACCGATGTCGCGTACCTGGAGGAGGCGTTCCACTTCAACGTCGCCACCGCGCACGCGCTCAGCCGGGCCGCCGTGCCGCTGATGCTGGCCTCGGCCGGGGAGGGACGGCAGAAGTCGATCACCTCGATCTCCTCGGCCATGGGGCGCCTCGCCGGGCGCGGCTACCTCGCCTACGGCACCGCGAAGGCGGCCCTCGCGCACTGGTCGCGGCTGGCCGCCACCGACCTCAACCCGGAGATCCGGGTGAACGGCGTCTTCGTCGGCTCGGTGATGACGAGTGCGCTGGAGTTCGTCGCCGGCGTACCGGAGATGAGGACCCAGCTGGAGGAGGCGACGCCGCTCGGGCGGATCGGCGAGGCCGAGGACATCGCCGCTGCCGTGGTCTACCTGGCGTCGCCGGCCGGGAAGTACGTGACCGGCAAGATGCTCGAGGTCGACGGCGGGATCCAGGAGCCGAACCTCGACCTGCGGCTACCCGATCTCCGGCCGGATGTGAATGCCACCTAG
- a CDS encoding diacylglycerol kinase: MSQVIPEKPLRVVVWSTGTIGRHAIVGVDAHPDLELVGVWTSTPEKHGQDAGLLAGLDRELGIRATTDRDELVALRPDCIVHGAMTDDRVFESIADLTELIRDGVNVVSSGPVILLHRDGTLPAEMIDQIDEAGRQGDASLHVNGIDPGFANDVLPLVLTSLSQRIDHITVSEIADYSTYYQPVVMRDLFGFGQPMDAKPLLWEPGILTTAWGPVVRVIAAGLGVTLDEPLIEEVDRRPAPRDAKTVSLDVAEGTMGAVRFRVIGTVDGVPRVTLEHVTRTAADQVPEWPTPAEGDGCYRIEIAGEPCMKLEFTHHGEHGDHNVSGMIVTAQRLINAIPAVVAARPGLVTALDLPLVTGRGLVTGTTR, translated from the coding sequence ATGTCACAGGTCATCCCCGAGAAGCCGCTGCGGGTCGTCGTCTGGTCCACGGGGACGATCGGCCGCCACGCGATCGTCGGCGTCGACGCCCATCCCGACCTCGAGCTGGTCGGGGTGTGGACCTCGACGCCCGAGAAGCACGGCCAGGACGCCGGCCTGCTCGCCGGCCTCGACCGCGAGCTCGGCATCAGGGCGACCACGGACCGCGACGAGCTGGTCGCGCTCCGTCCCGACTGCATCGTGCACGGCGCGATGACCGACGACCGGGTGTTCGAGTCGATCGCCGACCTCACCGAGCTGATCCGCGACGGCGTCAACGTGGTCTCCTCCGGACCGGTCATCCTGCTGCACCGCGACGGCACGCTGCCGGCCGAGATGATCGACCAGATCGACGAGGCGGGCCGACAGGGTGACGCCAGCCTGCACGTCAACGGGATCGACCCCGGATTCGCCAACGACGTGCTGCCGCTGGTGCTCACCAGCCTCAGCCAGCGCATCGACCACATCACGGTGAGCGAGATCGCCGACTACTCGACGTACTACCAGCCGGTGGTGATGCGCGACCTGTTCGGCTTCGGGCAGCCGATGGACGCCAAGCCGCTGCTCTGGGAGCCCGGGATCCTGACCACCGCCTGGGGCCCGGTCGTGCGGGTGATCGCGGCCGGTCTCGGCGTCACCCTCGACGAGCCGCTCATCGAGGAGGTGGACCGCCGCCCGGCGCCCCGGGACGCCAAGACCGTGTCCCTCGACGTCGCCGAGGGCACCATGGGGGCGGTCCGCTTCCGCGTGATCGGCACCGTCGACGGCGTTCCGCGGGTCACCCTCGAGCACGTCACGCGGACGGCCGCCGACCAGGTCCCCGAGTGGCCGACGCCGGCCGAGGGTGATGGCTGCTACCGGATCGAGATCGCCGGCGAGCCGTGCATGAAGCTGGAGTTCACCCATCACGGCGAGCACGGCGATCACAACGTCTCCGGGATGATCGTCACCGCCCAGCGGCTGATCAACGCGATCCCGGCGGTCGTCGCGGCGCGGCCCGGCCTGGTGACCGCGCTCGACCTGCCGCTCGTGACCGGACGCGGTCTGGTCACCGGGACGACGCGGTGA